A section of the Pedobacter sp. HDW13 genome encodes:
- a CDS encoding glycoside hydrolase family 65 protein, which produces MKNYIKADEWNIIEEGFDPHLNKISESIFSLGNGRMGQRANFEETYTGETLLGNYVAGVYYPDKTRVGWWKNGYPEYFAKVLNAANWVGIEVKIDEEVLDLATAEVSDFKRVLNMHEGYLERTFTAKLKSRKTVKVKSTRFCSIADDEVGAIRYSITPLNFDGTLTLTAFIDGDVKNQDSNYDEKFWDQVTDEISGAEAYIQLSTKKTQFEVCTGSHIQVYQNGQQLNIGATDVRKEKFVGQTFSVAVNANEEVTLIKIAANLSSENYPKTTLLKETKAVIAKATAKGFDTLLQEQATAWASKWEESDIVIEGDVSAQQAIRFNIFQLFQTYTGKDDRLNIGPKGFTGEKYGGSTYWDTEAYCVPFYLATAPQEVSKNLLVYRHKQLGKAIENAAKLGFKDGAALYPMVTMNGEECHNEWEITFEEIHRNGAIAFAIYNYIRYTGDESYLSDYGLEVLIGIARFWKQRVNWSNEKQQYVMLGVTGPNEYENNVNNNWYTNLLATWCMKYATEAAKTVKQQQPEKYNSLIKSLKFDQKEFADWADIIEKMYYPEDKEQGIFLQQDGYLDKEQILVKDLPASERPINQKWSWDRILRSCFIKQADVLQGLYFFEEDYDLDTLKRNFDFYEPRTVHESSLSPCVHSILAAKLNDEARAYEFYLRTARLDLDDYNNDTEDGLHITSMAGTWMSVVEGFAGMRVRNGKLQFNPFLPGKWKSFSFTIGFRGATLKINITENGISIKNNTAVGLEIGIRNQVYKLEGNAEIEVNNAELV; this is translated from the coding sequence ATGAAAAATTACATTAAAGCAGATGAGTGGAACATTATCGAAGAAGGCTTTGATCCACATTTAAATAAAATTTCGGAAAGTATTTTCAGTTTGGGTAACGGCCGGATGGGGCAGCGAGCCAATTTTGAGGAAACTTACACCGGCGAAACCCTATTGGGTAATTATGTAGCAGGCGTTTATTATCCAGATAAAACACGTGTGGGTTGGTGGAAAAACGGTTATCCTGAATATTTTGCTAAAGTTTTAAATGCAGCAAACTGGGTTGGTATCGAAGTTAAAATAGACGAAGAAGTGCTCGATCTGGCTACTGCAGAAGTAAGTGATTTTAAACGTGTATTAAATATGCACGAAGGATACCTGGAACGTACTTTCACCGCGAAATTAAAAAGTCGTAAAACAGTTAAAGTTAAATCTACCCGCTTTTGCAGCATTGCCGATGATGAAGTAGGTGCCATCCGTTACAGCATTACACCTTTAAATTTCGATGGAACCTTAACATTAACCGCGTTTATTGATGGTGATGTTAAAAACCAGGATAGCAATTACGATGAAAAATTCTGGGATCAGGTAACTGACGAAATTTCGGGTGCTGAAGCTTACATTCAGTTAAGTACCAAGAAAACCCAATTTGAAGTTTGTACCGGAAGCCACATTCAGGTTTACCAAAACGGCCAGCAATTAAATATTGGTGCCACTGATGTACGCAAAGAAAAATTTGTGGGTCAAACATTTTCTGTAGCTGTAAACGCAAATGAAGAAGTAACACTAATTAAAATCGCGGCTAATTTATCTTCCGAAAATTACCCTAAAACAACTCTTTTAAAAGAAACCAAAGCAGTTATTGCCAAAGCCACAGCTAAAGGCTTCGACACCTTATTGCAAGAGCAAGCAACGGCCTGGGCAAGCAAATGGGAAGAAAGTGATATCGTTATTGAGGGCGATGTTTCTGCACAACAGGCTATCCGTTTTAATATTTTTCAGCTGTTTCAAACCTACACTGGTAAAGATGATCGCCTGAATATTGGCCCGAAAGGATTTACCGGCGAGAAATACGGAGGTTCTACCTACTGGGATACTGAAGCTTATTGTGTGCCTTTTTACTTGGCCACTGCTCCGCAGGAAGTAAGCAAAAACCTGCTGGTTTACCGCCACAAACAATTGGGTAAAGCTATTGAAAATGCAGCTAAGCTAGGTTTTAAAGATGGAGCAGCGCTGTATCCGATGGTAACTATGAACGGCGAAGAATGTCACAACGAATGGGAAATTACTTTCGAAGAAATTCACCGCAACGGTGCCATTGCCTTTGCCATTTACAATTATATCCGTTACACCGGCGACGAAAGTTACCTGTCTGATTACGGTTTGGAAGTACTCATCGGCATTGCCCGTTTTTGGAAACAACGTGTTAACTGGAGTAACGAAAAACAGCAATACGTAATGCTTGGCGTAACCGGACCTAACGAATACGAAAACAACGTAAACAACAACTGGTACACCAATTTGCTGGCTACCTGGTGCATGAAATATGCGACTGAAGCTGCTAAAACCGTAAAACAACAACAACCAGAAAAATACAACAGCCTGATTAAAAGCTTAAAATTCGATCAGAAAGAATTTGCAGATTGGGCCGATATCATCGAAAAGATGTATTATCCTGAAGATAAGGAACAGGGCATTTTCTTACAGCAGGATGGTTATCTGGATAAAGAGCAGATCCTGGTTAAAGATTTGCCAGCAAGCGAAAGGCCGATTAATCAGAAATGGAGCTGGGACCGCATATTACGTTCATGCTTTATCAAACAGGCTGATGTTTTGCAAGGTTTATATTTCTTTGAAGAAGATTACGATCTGGATACCTTGAAACGTAATTTCGATTTTTACGAACCGCGTACCGTTCATGAAAGCTCTTTATCACCTTGTGTGCATAGTATTTTAGCAGCAAAATTGAATGATGAGGCCCGTGCTTACGAATTTTATCTGCGTACCGCACGTTTAGATCTCGACGATTATAATAACGATACCGAAGATGGTTTGCATATTACCTCGATGGCAGGTACCTGGATGAGCGTGGTAGAAGGCTTTGCAGGCATGCGCGTGCGTAACGGCAAACTACAATTTAACCCTTTCTTGCCGGGCAAATGGAAATCGTTTTCGTTTACCATTGGTTTCAGGGGAGCTACCTTAAAAATCAATATCACCGAAAATGGTATCAGCATAAAAAATAATACCGCTGTAGGTTTAGAAATCGGAATCAGAAATCAGGTTTATAAATTGGAAGGAAATGCCGAAATTGAAGTAAATAACGCCGAGTTGGTATGA
- a CDS encoding alpha-amylase family glycosyl hydrolase, which yields MIKVEGLKIEGRREAPQSSINKKNFQISLLSPFGRGRGRMLTLFSIFIILATQSFAQKQHGKMNDKQIVIYQLLPRLFGNKNIANIPYGTIQQNGSGKFNDITDKALDGIKELHVNYVWYTGAIAHASLTDYSAYGIKVDDADVVKGRAGSPYAIRDYYDVDPDLAVDVKNRMKEFEALVKRTHAKNLKVIIDFVPNHVARSYHSYAKPKNVVDFGAQDDVTKGFSPKNDFYYIPRQKFQVPQYEPKQTSVAVLQDGTFDENPAKATGNNVFAAQPKYDDWFETIKLNYGVDYQNGEKTYFDPIPPVWLKMRDILIYWTNKGVDGFRCDMAEMVPIAFWNWVIPQVKKTKPDLIFLGEAYNPQVYKRYLDEGKFDYLYDKVGLYDGLKRLIRNESNADVKDIGRVWQKESAGFGDRMLRFLENHDEERIASAGFAGKAELALPAMVISATLGAGPVMLYFGQEVGEPGKGEEGFGGDDNRTTIFDYWGVPNQQQWMNGGFFDGGKLTADQKKLRAYYQQLLKVSTSSDAVLHGEIYEVPVSGNMNNRMYAFIRYSGKQRLLVVANFDRSQTLTASIEIPDHILKVKSSSPVTDLLSDKKLNIPAGTAIPVTLAPISAQVIEF from the coding sequence ATGATAAAGGTAGAGGGTTTAAAGATTGAAGGTAGAAGGGAAGCCCCGCAATCTTCAATTAACAAGAAAAATTTTCAAATATCACTCTTGTCTCCCTTTGGAAGGGGCAGGGGGAGGATGTTAACCCTTTTCTCTATCTTTATAATACTCGCTACCCAATCCTTTGCACAAAAACAGCACGGAAAAATGAACGATAAACAAATCGTTATCTATCAGTTACTGCCCCGTTTATTCGGGAATAAAAACATAGCCAATATTCCTTACGGTACCATCCAACAAAATGGTTCGGGTAAGTTTAACGATATAACCGATAAAGCTTTAGATGGCATTAAAGAGCTCCACGTAAATTATGTTTGGTACACTGGGGCCATTGCCCACGCCAGTTTAACCGATTATTCTGCTTATGGAATAAAGGTAGATGACGCCGATGTGGTGAAAGGAAGGGCCGGTTCGCCTTATGCCATCCGTGATTATTATGATGTAGATCCCGATTTAGCTGTTGATGTTAAAAACCGGATGAAGGAGTTCGAAGCACTGGTAAAAAGAACACATGCTAAAAACCTGAAAGTGATTATCGATTTCGTGCCCAATCATGTTGCGCGGAGCTACCATTCGTATGCCAAACCCAAAAATGTAGTGGATTTTGGTGCGCAGGATGATGTAACCAAAGGTTTTAGCCCTAAAAATGATTTTTATTACATCCCCCGTCAAAAATTTCAGGTACCTCAATATGAACCTAAACAAACGTCCGTTGCGGTTTTACAAGACGGAACATTTGATGAAAATCCGGCAAAGGCCACAGGGAATAATGTATTTGCGGCGCAACCTAAATACGATGACTGGTTCGAAACCATCAAGTTAAATTATGGTGTAGATTACCAGAATGGAGAGAAAACCTATTTTGATCCTATCCCACCGGTTTGGTTAAAAATGCGTGATATTTTAATTTATTGGACCAATAAAGGAGTTGATGGTTTCCGTTGCGATATGGCAGAAATGGTGCCCATTGCCTTTTGGAACTGGGTAATCCCGCAGGTTAAAAAAACAAAACCGGATTTAATTTTTCTGGGTGAAGCTTATAATCCACAAGTTTATAAACGATATTTAGACGAGGGTAAATTCGATTATTTGTACGATAAAGTTGGTTTGTATGATGGCTTAAAAAGGTTGATCAGGAACGAATCAAACGCTGATGTAAAAGATATAGGTAGGGTTTGGCAGAAAGAAAGTGCCGGGTTTGGCGATCGCATGTTACGCTTTTTAGAAAACCACGACGAAGAGCGTATTGCTTCTGCAGGCTTTGCAGGCAAGGCTGAATTGGCGCTCCCTGCTATGGTTATTTCGGCAACTTTAGGCGCAGGCCCTGTAATGCTTTATTTCGGTCAGGAAGTTGGCGAACCCGGAAAAGGCGAGGAGGGTTTTGGCGGCGACGATAACCGCACTACAATTTTTGATTATTGGGGTGTTCCAAATCAACAGCAATGGATGAACGGAGGTTTTTTCGATGGCGGCAAATTAACTGCTGATCAAAAAAAGCTAAGGGCCTATTATCAACAACTTTTAAAGGTAAGCACAAGTAGCGATGCTGTTTTACATGGCGAAATTTATGAGGTTCCGGTTAGTGGCAATATGAACAATCGCATGTATGCATTTATCCGTTACTCAGGCAAGCAGCGGCTGTTAGTGGTAGCCAATTTTGATCGAAGCCAAACTTTAACGGCCAGCATCGAAATACCCGATCACATTTTAAAAGTAAAATCTTCATCTCCGGTTACGGATTTGCTGAGTGATAAAAAATTAAATATTCCGGCAGGAACGGCTATACCAGTAACATTGGCGCCTATAAGCGCACAGGTAATAGAATTTTAA
- a CDS encoding MFS transporter produces MSLKTVFENPKLTLVQIINMSVGFFGIQFGWDLQRANMGRIYENLGANPDQVPLLFLAAPLTGLLVQPVIGYLSDRTWHPKWGRRRPYFLIGAIVSSIALIFMPHSSVLWMAAGLLWILDVFGNIAMEPFRAFVTDKLPDSQVNRGFIMQSMMIGLGGSVASALPWIMNNIFHLTNTAEQGSIPENVKFSFYIGAFFFFAAVMWTVLTTKEYPPQDVNFKEKVKASNSGFGGGIREIFHALRNMPKRMQVVSLVQFFTWPGLFLMWFYYTTAVAVNVFGGKDAADPVYAHGADFGSLTLAYYSVVTFLFALVLPKIADALGRKTTHALCLICGAVGLISVAWVHDKNMLYLCMTGVGIAWASILSMPYAMLSGSLPKDKIGIYMGIFNFFIVLPEIIASLGFGWLMRNVLNNDRLLAVQLGGGLMILAAVICYLFIREKKTDQVLASKLEVEENRSV; encoded by the coding sequence ATGAGTTTAAAAACAGTATTCGAGAACCCGAAATTAACACTGGTTCAGATTATCAACATGAGCGTTGGATTTTTCGGTATCCAGTTTGGTTGGGATTTGCAACGGGCCAACATGGGGCGTATTTACGAAAACCTTGGTGCCAATCCCGATCAGGTTCCTCTATTGTTTTTAGCAGCTCCTTTAACCGGACTTCTGGTACAACCGGTAATTGGTTATCTGAGCGATCGTACCTGGCATCCTAAGTGGGGCAGAAGAAGGCCATATTTTTTAATAGGGGCTATTGTTAGTAGTATTGCATTGATTTTTATGCCGCACAGCAGTGTGTTGTGGATGGCTGCCGGTTTATTGTGGATTTTAGATGTTTTTGGCAATATCGCCATGGAACCTTTCCGCGCATTTGTAACCGATAAACTACCCGATAGTCAGGTAAACCGGGGCTTTATTATGCAAAGCATGATGATTGGTTTAGGTGGGAGTGTAGCTTCGGCTTTACCGTGGATCATGAACAATATTTTTCATTTAACCAATACTGCGGAGCAGGGCAGCATTCCCGAAAATGTAAAGTTCTCTTTTTATATCGGTGCATTTTTCTTTTTTGCCGCTGTAATGTGGACGGTACTTACAACCAAAGAATATCCCCCGCAGGATGTTAATTTCAAAGAAAAAGTAAAAGCAAGTAACAGTGGTTTTGGAGGTGGGATCAGAGAGATTTTTCATGCCCTGCGTAATATGCCTAAAAGGATGCAGGTGGTATCGCTTGTGCAATTTTTTACCTGGCCGGGCTTATTTTTAATGTGGTTTTATTATACCACCGCGGTTGCCGTTAATGTTTTTGGGGGTAAAGATGCGGCCGATCCGGTTTATGCACATGGTGCCGATTTTGGTAGTTTAACGTTGGCATACTACAGCGTGGTTACATTTCTCTTTGCCTTGGTACTTCCTAAAATTGCAGATGCTTTAGGTCGAAAAACCACACACGCCCTTTGTTTAATTTGCGGTGCTGTTGGTTTAATTAGCGTGGCCTGGGTGCACGATAAAAATATGTTGTATTTATGTATGACAGGGGTAGGCATTGCCTGGGCAAGTATTCTCTCTATGCCATATGCCATGCTAAGCGGTTCGTTACCGAAAGATAAAATCGGTATTTATATGGGGATTTTCAATTTCTTTATTGTACTGCCCGAAATTATTGCCTCACTAGGTTTTGGCTGGTTAATGCGCAATGTGTTAAATAACGACAGGCTGCTGGCCGTTCAGTTGGGTGGCGGCTTAATGATTCTCGCCGCTGTAATTTGTTATTTATTTATCCGCGAAAAGAAAACCGACCAGGTGCTGGCTTCTAAACTGGAAGTAGAAGAAAATAGAAGTGTTTAA
- a CDS encoding alpha-amylase family glycosyl hydrolase, translating to MKKVFYLLLLMAATHTACKKATNNTPEPTPVNQTSDLPAGAKDGVIFINNGTSAIVTLYAPGKKTVSLIGEFNNWSTTSSAMKNTPNGNYWWIQLDNLNPNTEYAYQFYVDGNLKVADPYCEKILDPDNDSYISAATYPNLKAYPTGKTTGIVSIMQANQPVYSWKNTSFSRPDKNNLVIYELLVRDFTADHNYASTLAKLDYLIGLGINAIELMPVNEFEGNLSWGYNPSFYFAPDKYYGTKTALQNFIDECHGKGIAVIMDMVLNHSFGQSPMVQLYFDGSKPTGSSPWFNVDAKHPFNVGYDLNHESAATKKFSKDVIKFWMEQYKIDGFRFDLSKGFTQKSSTDDAQFRLYDAGRIAIWKDYNSYIKSVDPNFYVILEHFAEETEEKVLADDGMMLWNNLNHDMNEATMGWLGGSNFQWGFYTNHGFVKSENLVSYGESHDEERLNFKNISYGNGSGSYMIKGNLATSLKREELIAAFLFSMPGPKMIWQFGELGYDVSIDFNGRTGDKPIRWEYFIDPNRKALYDAYAKFIRLKKNNSIFNSTSFTYNLAGDVKYIKLTEGTNTVIVVGNFDVVNQAANIDFGATGAWLDATGTSMSLSSNTYTANLAPGEYHIFSKTALK from the coding sequence ATGAAAAAAGTATTTTATCTCTTGCTGTTAATGGCAGCAACGCATACCGCCTGCAAAAAAGCGACTAACAATACGCCTGAACCTACGCCGGTAAACCAAACATCCGATTTACCCGCCGGGGCAAAAGATGGCGTTATTTTTATTAATAATGGAACATCGGCCATTGTAACGCTTTATGCGCCAGGAAAAAAAACGGTTTCTTTAATCGGTGAGTTTAACAATTGGTCTACCACCTCATCGGCAATGAAAAATACTCCCAATGGAAATTACTGGTGGATTCAGTTAGATAACCTGAACCCTAATACAGAATATGCCTATCAGTTTTATGTTGATGGAAACCTTAAAGTGGCTGATCCGTATTGCGAAAAGATTTTAGATCCCGATAACGACAGTTACATTTCGGCGGCTACCTATCCCAATCTGAAAGCCTATCCAACCGGAAAAACGACCGGAATTGTGAGCATCATGCAAGCCAATCAGCCGGTTTACAGCTGGAAAAACACCAGTTTTAGCCGACCTGATAAAAACAACCTGGTTATTTATGAGCTATTGGTACGCGATTTTACTGCCGATCATAACTATGCTTCAACGCTGGCCAAATTAGATTACCTGATCGGTTTAGGCATAAATGCGATAGAACTGATGCCTGTTAATGAGTTTGAGGGCAATTTGAGCTGGGGTTATAATCCATCATTCTATTTTGCACCCGATAAATATTATGGTACCAAAACGGCTTTGCAAAATTTTATCGATGAGTGCCACGGAAAAGGTATTGCGGTAATTATGGATATGGTACTGAACCACTCCTTTGGTCAGTCGCCGATGGTGCAGCTATATTTTGACGGTTCAAAGCCAACTGGTTCGAGTCCATGGTTTAATGTTGATGCCAAACACCCTTTCAACGTAGGTTACGATTTGAATCACGAAAGTGCGGCAACGAAAAAGTTTTCAAAAGATGTCATCAAATTTTGGATGGAGCAGTACAAAATTGATGGTTTCCGCTTCGATCTTTCCAAAGGCTTTACCCAGAAATCATCAACCGATGATGCACAATTTAGGCTTTATGATGCCGGCCGTATTGCGATCTGGAAAGACTACAACAGTTATATTAAAAGTGTAGATCCTAATTTTTATGTAATACTGGAGCATTTTGCAGAAGAAACAGAAGAGAAGGTTTTGGCCGATGATGGTATGATGCTTTGGAACAACCTGAATCACGATATGAACGAAGCTACGATGGGCTGGCTGGGCGGTTCTAATTTTCAATGGGGCTTTTATACCAACCATGGTTTTGTTAAATCAGAAAACCTGGTAAGCTATGGCGAAAGTCATGATGAAGAACGCTTAAATTTTAAAAACATCAGCTACGGCAACGGATCAGGTAGTTATATGATAAAAGGCAATCTGGCTACTTCTTTGAAAAGGGAAGAATTAATCGCTGCCTTTTTATTCAGCATGCCGGGCCCTAAAATGATTTGGCAGTTTGGTGAGTTGGGTTACGATGTGAGCATCGATTTTAATGGCCGAACCGGCGATAAACCCATCAGGTGGGAATATTTTATCGATCCTAACCGCAAGGCGTTATACGATGCCTATGCAAAATTCATCAGGCTAAAAAAGAACAACAGTATTTTTAATTCAACCAGTTTTACTTATAATCTGGCCGGAGACGTTAAATACATTAAATTAACCGAAGGTACCAATACTGTAATTGTGGTAGGCAATTTCGACGTGGTAAATCAGGCCGCTAATATCGATTTTGGAGCCACCGGTGCATGGCTCGATGCTACTGGCACCAGCATGAGCTTATCTTCCAACACCTACACCGCAAATTTGGCTCCTGGTGAGTACCATATTTTCAGTAAAACGGCTTTAAAATAA
- a CDS encoding RNA polymerase sigma factor, whose translation MKDKLTHHLLWERLRAGDKDAFFDLYAELYYPLVNFGIRVCADADTSSEATDQVFTTIWEKHETLARVENVEAYLRTFLKRKLLRILERKRKINDALFNAGADGDWMEMSYEEFIVKVQSDELVKHQLKSALEKLTFRQKQLIHLKFFDGFSYEQIAEQTNQTIKTAYNTIYDALKILRKEFKG comes from the coding sequence ATGAAAGATAAACTAACGCATCACTTACTCTGGGAACGGCTACGCGCCGGCGATAAGGATGCGTTTTTTGATCTCTATGCAGAACTTTATTATCCGTTGGTTAATTTTGGGATTAGGGTATGCGCCGATGCCGATACTTCAAGCGAAGCTACCGATCAGGTTTTTACCACCATTTGGGAAAAACACGAAACCCTGGCAAGGGTCGAAAATGTGGAAGCCTATCTCCGAACCTTTCTTAAACGTAAACTGCTACGGATTCTCGAAAGAAAGCGCAAAATTAACGATGCCCTTTTTAATGCAGGTGCCGATGGCGATTGGATGGAAATGAGTTATGAAGAATTTATTGTAAAAGTACAAAGCGATGAACTGGTGAAACATCAGCTCAAAAGTGCTTTAGAAAAACTAACCTTCCGCCAAAAACAGCTTATCCATTTAAAGTTTTTTGATGGTTTTAGTTATGAGCAAATAGCCGAACAAACCAATCAAACTATTAAAACAGCCTACAATACCATTTACGATGCACTCAAAATATTGAGGAAAGAGTTTAAGGGCTAG
- a CDS encoding FecR family protein: MVDRSKFNAEDFLVDSTFQQYCAGTDALCIGYWEKYINAHPEQALVIAEAKKLYVILSGNKRPLNKQRENLAETMFPVIETVKLKSYGWLKIAAAIVLVLSSALLYRLYFNKGNQNAVQQLYSFTTKSGERKKIMLQDGTSVLLNAKSNLTITKGFNDKCREVTLTGEAFFDVAHDKNRPFKVHTSDFNINVLGTAFNVKAYPDEITSEATLIRGLITMEAVSGNGGTITLKPSQKVTFYKIVAPKQHNKLVKPTTPKPEITINHYTKIKDSTIVETAWTQNRIEIYDQDFDEIKNVLEKWYNVEISFKDPEIEKYRFTATITNESIEEVLHALKATENNFKYEIKGKQITISK; this comes from the coding sequence ATGGTTGATAGAAGTAAATTCAATGCAGAAGACTTCCTTGTCGATAGTACTTTTCAGCAGTATTGTGCTGGAACAGATGCACTCTGCATTGGATATTGGGAGAAATACATTAATGCCCATCCCGAGCAGGCATTGGTGATAGCAGAGGCAAAAAAATTATATGTGATACTGAGTGGAAATAAACGCCCCTTAAATAAACAGCGCGAAAATTTAGCAGAAACGATGTTTCCGGTAATTGAAACTGTAAAGCTTAAAAGTTATGGTTGGTTAAAAATCGCAGCAGCGATAGTTTTGGTGTTGAGCTCAGCACTTTTATATCGCTTATATTTTAATAAAGGTAACCAGAACGCAGTACAGCAGTTATATAGTTTTACCACTAAAAGCGGCGAGCGTAAAAAAATTATGCTGCAGGATGGAACCTCTGTTTTGCTGAATGCGAAAAGTAATTTAACCATTACCAAAGGTTTTAACGATAAATGCCGCGAGGTAACCTTAACCGGAGAAGCTTTTTTTGATGTGGCGCACGATAAAAACAGACCTTTTAAAGTACATACCAGCGATTTTAACATCAATGTGCTGGGCACTGCATTTAACGTTAAAGCTTACCCCGACGAAATTACATCAGAAGCAACACTGATTCGCGGTTTAATTACCATGGAAGCCGTAAGTGGTAATGGCGGTACCATTACTTTAAAACCCAGCCAGAAAGTTACTTTTTATAAAATTGTGGCTCCAAAGCAGCATAACAAACTGGTTAAACCAACTACACCAAAGCCAGAAATTACTATAAACCATTACACTAAAATTAAAGATAGTACCATTGTAGAAACCGCCTGGACCCAGAACCGGATCGAAATTTACGATCAGGATTTTGATGAAATTAAAAACGTCCTCGAAAAATGGTATAACGTAGAAATCAGCTTCAAAGATCCTGAGATCGAAAAATACCGTTTTACAGCAACCATTACCAACGAGAGTATTGAAGAAGTTTTACACGCATTAAAAGCAACCGAAAATAATTTTAAATATGAGATAAAAGGAAAACAGATAACCATTTCGAAATAA